The proteins below come from a single Streptomyces tubercidicus genomic window:
- a CDS encoding LysR substrate-binding domain-containing protein, with amino-acid sequence MQLQQLRYFTAVADTRHFTRAAEREHVAQPSLSQQIRSLERELGAELFHRARGHITLTDAGETLLPFARRILADADTARREVQEVAQLRRGRLRLGAPPSLCASLVPDVLRAFHAGYPGVDLLVTEDGSQDLVRALADGALDLALIITPLPVQAPALTTAELLREELVVVSAPDRPAPVGRRTRIRVEDLRGRPLAMFRRGYDLREFTTAACRAAGFEPAFTVEGGEMDAVLGFVRAGLGLAVVPSMVAERSGLRVTRFSTPGMHRVVSVAHRGDVSPPRAARELARILMEHVDPGAS; translated from the coding sequence ATGCAGCTCCAGCAGCTCCGCTACTTCACCGCCGTGGCCGACACCCGGCACTTCACCCGCGCCGCCGAGCGCGAACATGTCGCCCAGCCCTCCCTGTCCCAGCAAATCCGCTCCCTGGAACGGGAGTTGGGGGCCGAGCTCTTCCACCGGGCCCGGGGGCACATCACCCTCACCGACGCCGGCGAGACCCTGCTGCCGTTCGCCCGGCGCATCCTTGCCGACGCCGACACCGCCCGCCGCGAGGTCCAGGAGGTCGCCCAGCTGCGCCGCGGCCGGCTCCGCCTCGGCGCCCCGCCCAGCCTCTGCGCCAGCCTCGTCCCCGACGTCCTGCGCGCCTTCCACGCCGGCTACCCCGGTGTGGACCTGCTCGTCACCGAGGACGGCTCACAGGACCTGGTCCGGGCGCTCGCCGACGGCGCCCTGGACCTGGCCCTGATCATCACCCCGCTCCCGGTCCAGGCCCCCGCCCTGACCACCGCCGAGCTGCTGCGCGAGGAACTCGTCGTGGTCTCCGCCCCCGACCGCCCGGCCCCCGTCGGCCGGCGCACCCGCATCCGGGTGGAGGATCTCCGCGGCCGTCCGCTGGCCATGTTCCGCCGCGGCTACGACCTGCGGGAATTCACCACCGCGGCGTGCCGCGCGGCCGGTTTCGAGCCGGCCTTCACCGTCGAGGGCGGGGAGATGGACGCGGTCCTCGGCTTCGTCCGGGCCGGGCTGGGCCTCGCCGTCGTCCCCAGCATGGTCGCCGAACGCTCCGGCCTGCGGGTCACCCGCTTCTCGACGCCCGGAATGCACCGCGTGGTGTCCGTCGCCCACCGGGGCGATGTCTCCCCGCCGCGCGCCGCCCGGGAGCTGGCGCGCATCCTGATGGAGCATGTGGACCCGGGCGCGTCCTGA
- a CDS encoding TIGR03085 family metal-binding protein, giving the protein MSTHAKRERLLLADLLESAGPEAPTLCENWSARDLAAHVVVRERRADAAGGLLVKPLAARLERVQAEFAAKPYEELIQLIRTGPPRMSPFALKQIDEASNTVEFYVHAEDVRRAQPDWAARELDPVFADALWSRIERMARVLGRKSPVGLVLRRPDGRTAVAHRGTPVVTVVGEPGELTMFAFGRQEVADVQLDGDKEAVDLVTAAKLGV; this is encoded by the coding sequence ATGTCGACCCATGCGAAGCGTGAACGGCTCCTCCTCGCCGACCTGTTGGAGAGCGCCGGCCCCGAGGCCCCGACGCTGTGCGAAAACTGGAGCGCGCGGGACCTGGCCGCGCATGTGGTGGTGCGCGAGCGGCGCGCCGACGCGGCCGGCGGGCTGCTCGTCAAGCCGCTGGCCGCCCGGCTGGAACGGGTACAGGCGGAGTTCGCCGCCAAGCCCTACGAGGAGCTGATCCAGCTGATCAGGACCGGGCCGCCGCGGATGTCGCCGTTCGCACTGAAGCAGATCGACGAGGCGTCCAACACCGTGGAGTTCTACGTCCACGCCGAGGACGTACGCCGTGCCCAGCCGGACTGGGCGGCCCGGGAGCTGGACCCCGTCTTCGCGGACGCCCTATGGTCCAGGATCGAGCGGATGGCCCGGGTGCTGGGCCGGAAGTCGCCGGTGGGCCTGGTGCTGCGGCGCCCCGACGGGCGCACGGCGGTGGCCCATCGCGGCACCCCAGTGGTCACCGTCGTCGGCGAGCCGGGCGAGCTGACGATGTTCGCCTTCGGCCGGCAGGAGGTCGCCGATGTGCAGCTGGACGGCGACAAGGAGGCGGTCGACCTGGTGACGGCGGCGAAGCTGGGCGTGTGA
- the hisI gene encoding phosphoribosyl-AMP cyclohydrolase has translation MSSRATTPDTNPALDPAIAARLKRGADGLVPAIAQQYDTGEVLMLGWMDDEALHRTLTTGRCTYWSRSRQEYWVKGDTSGHVQHVKSVALDCDADTVLVRVDQVGAACHTGDRTCFDADVLATRDDQDQ, from the coding sequence ATGAGCAGCCGCGCCACCACCCCGGACACCAACCCCGCCCTCGACCCCGCCATCGCCGCCCGGCTCAAGCGCGGCGCCGACGGCCTGGTCCCGGCCATCGCCCAGCAGTACGACACCGGTGAGGTGCTGATGCTCGGCTGGATGGACGACGAGGCGCTGCACCGCACCCTCACCACCGGCCGCTGCACGTACTGGTCCCGCAGCCGCCAGGAGTACTGGGTCAAGGGCGACACCTCCGGCCACGTCCAGCATGTGAAATCGGTGGCGCTGGACTGCGACGCCGACACCGTCCTGGTCCGGGTCGACCAGGTCGGCGCCGCCTGCCACACCGGCGACCGCACCTGCTTCGACGCGGACGTGCTCGCCACCCGGGACGATCAGGACCAGTAG
- a CDS encoding anthranilate synthase component I produces MTTGTTGTALPDLDTFRTLAKDRRVIPVTRRLLADGDTPVGLYRKLAAERPGTFLLESAENGRTWSRYSFIGVRSAATLTTRDGQAHWLGSPPVGVPTEGEPLAVLRAAVETLHTPRDLIEGEGLPPFTGGMVGYLGYDIVRRLEKIGEQTADDLRLPELTMLLTSDLAVLDHWSGTVLLIANAINHNDLDTGIDEAYADAVARLDTMADDLARPAPPSAAALPPSEVPPFTAKWGGAAYQDAVEDIKERIRSGEAFQVVPSQRFETPCTASALDVYRVLRATNPSPYMYLFRFEGPDGGEDGAFDVVGSSPEALVKVEGGRAMVHPIAGTRPRGASVQEDQALADELMADPKERAEHLMLVDLGRNDLGRVCEPGSVEVVDFMSVERYSHVMHIVSTVTGQVAADRTAFDVLTACFPAGTLSGAPKPRALQIIEELEPSRRGLYGGCVGYLDFAGDSDTAIAIRTALLRDGTAYVQAGAGVVADSDPVAEDTECRNKAAAVLRAVHTANHLGR; encoded by the coding sequence ATGACCACGGGAACCACCGGCACCGCCCTTCCGGACCTCGACACCTTCCGCACCCTCGCCAAGGACCGGCGGGTCATCCCCGTCACCCGGCGCCTGCTCGCGGACGGCGACACACCGGTCGGGCTCTACCGCAAACTCGCCGCCGAACGCCCCGGCACCTTCCTCCTGGAATCCGCCGAGAACGGCCGTACGTGGTCGCGCTACTCCTTCATCGGCGTCCGCAGCGCCGCCACCCTCACCACCCGCGACGGGCAGGCGCACTGGCTCGGCAGCCCGCCCGTCGGCGTGCCCACCGAGGGCGAACCGCTCGCCGTGCTGCGCGCCGCCGTCGAGACCCTGCACACCCCGCGGGACCTCATCGAGGGCGAGGGGCTGCCGCCGTTCACCGGCGGCATGGTCGGCTACCTCGGCTACGACATCGTGCGCCGCCTGGAGAAGATCGGCGAGCAGACCGCCGACGACCTCCGGCTGCCCGAACTGACCATGCTGCTCACCTCCGATCTCGCCGTCCTCGACCACTGGAGCGGCACGGTCCTGTTGATCGCCAACGCGATCAACCACAACGACCTCGACACCGGCATCGACGAGGCCTACGCCGACGCCGTGGCCCGCCTGGACACCATGGCCGACGACCTCGCCCGGCCCGCGCCCCCCAGCGCCGCCGCGCTGCCGCCGTCCGAGGTCCCGCCGTTCACCGCCAAGTGGGGCGGGGCGGCCTACCAGGACGCCGTCGAGGACATCAAGGAGCGCATCCGGTCCGGTGAGGCCTTCCAGGTCGTGCCCTCCCAGCGGTTCGAAACCCCGTGTACGGCGAGCGCGTTGGACGTCTACCGGGTGCTGCGGGCCACCAACCCCAGCCCGTACATGTACCTCTTCCGCTTCGAGGGCCCCGACGGCGGCGAGGACGGCGCCTTCGACGTGGTGGGCTCCAGCCCCGAGGCGCTGGTGAAGGTCGAGGGCGGCCGGGCCATGGTCCACCCCATCGCCGGGACCCGCCCGCGCGGCGCCTCCGTCCAGGAGGACCAGGCCCTGGCGGACGAGCTGATGGCCGACCCCAAGGAGCGCGCCGAGCATCTGATGCTGGTCGACCTGGGCCGCAACGACCTGGGCCGGGTCTGCGAACCGGGCAGCGTCGAGGTCGTCGACTTCATGTCCGTCGAGCGCTACAGCCACGTCATGCACATCGTCTCGACGGTCACCGGCCAGGTCGCGGCGGACCGTACCGCCTTCGACGTGCTCACCGCCTGCTTCCCCGCGGGCACCCTCTCCGGCGCCCCCAAGCCGCGCGCCCTGCAGATCATCGAGGAGCTGGAGCCGTCCCGGCGCGGGCTGTACGGCGGCTGTGTCGGCTATCTCGACTTCGCCGGTGACTCCGACACCGCCATCGCGATCCGCACCGCCCTGCTGCGCGACGGCACCGCCTACGTCCAGGCGGGCGCCGGAGTGGTCGCCGACTCCGACCCGGTGGCCGAGGACACCGAGTGCCGCAACAAGGCGGCCGCCGTACTGCGCGCCGTGCACACCGCCAACCACCTGGGCAGGTAA